The following are encoded in a window of Hemitrygon akajei chromosome 24, sHemAka1.3, whole genome shotgun sequence genomic DNA:
- the LOC140715667 gene encoding probable G-protein coupled receptor 139: MHAPPRGLVYAIYYTALAVIAVPVNIVAIVILSRGNCGLSRCISRYLVSMAVTDLLVIITAVILNRIPAIYFPGSFLSITPVCSLSMTLIYAARDSSVWLTVTFTFDRHVAICWQNLKAKYCTHRTAGIVVSVVCTLGCVINIPWYFLHEPVYVIDNVPWYCKHRSVLYSSLLWTIFDWTDRVLTPCLPFLLILTFNALTVRHILVASRTRRRLRSCSAGERQSDPEMESRRKSIVLLFAISGCFILLWMPYVVHFFVERFQVGYTVNGYGDPRFILMECGNVFQMLSCCTNTFIYAVTQNKFRKELKVLMKFPLNIPHSLASSQK, translated from the exons ATGCACGCCCCTCCTAGAGGCTTAGTGTACGCTATTTACTACACGGCTCTTGCAGTGATCGCGGTTCCAG TTAATATAGTGgccattgtgatcctgtcccgaggaaactGCGGCCTGTCCAGATGTATCAGCCGGTATCTCGTGTCCATGGCCGTGACGGACCTTCTGGTAATTATCACCGCCGTCATATTAAACCGGATTCCAGCTATTTATTTTCCTGGTAGTTTCCTATCCATCACTCCCGTGTGCAGTTTGAGCATGACATTAATTTACGCCGCCAGGGACAGTTCAGTTTGGTTAACGGTCACATTCACCTTTGATCGACATGTCGCTATCTGCTGGCAGAATctcaaagcaaaatattgcacacACAGAACCGCAGGCATTGTTGTCTCTGTCGTCTGTACTTTGGGCTGTGTGATCAACATTCCCTGGTACTTTTTGCACGAACCAGTCTACGTCATTGACAACGTGCCCTGGTATTGCAAACATAGGAGTGTCCTTTATTCTTCTCTGCTGTGGACCATATTTGATTGGACCGATCGCGTTCTGACTCCTTGCCTCCCTTTCCTGCTTATTCTCAcgttcaacgctctgacggtcagacACATTCTGGTGGCCAGTCGGACACGTCGGAGACTCCGCAGTTGTTCCgcaggagagagacagagcgaCCCGGAGATGGAAAGCCGCAGGAAGTCGATCGTCCTGCTTTTTGCAATCTCGGGATGTTTCATCCTTCTGTGGATGCCGTATGTTGTACACTTCTTTGTAGAGCGATTTCAAGTTGGTTATACAGTTAATGGCTACGGAGACCCCAGATTTATCCTGATGGAATGTGGCAACGTGTTTCagatgctgagctgctgcacaaacacgtttatctaCGCAGTGACTCAAAACAAATTCCGGAAAGAGTTGAAGGTTCTCATGAAATTTCCGCTGAACATTCCACATTCGTTAGCTTCATCGCAAAAGTAG